Proteins found in one Mustela lutreola isolate mMusLut2 chromosome 10, mMusLut2.pri, whole genome shotgun sequence genomic segment:
- the SPRR4 gene encoding small proline-rich protein 4, with product MSSQWQQLRQGLPWKAQQQQQVKQPCQSPSIRCQETCVPQTKDPCALQPKKQCPSKGTAILTQHKCPVAQQAPKNKQK from the coding sequence ATGTCTTCTCAGTGGCAGCAGCTGAGGCAAGGCCTGCCCTGGaaggcccagcagcagcagcaggtgaAGCAGCCCTGTCAGTCACCTTCTATCAGATGTCAAGAAACATGTGTACCACAAACCAAGGATCCATGTGCTCTGCAGCCCAAGAAACAATGCCCATCCAAGGGCACAGCGATCCTCACCCAGCACAAGTGTCCTGTGGCCCAGCAAGCCCCCAAGAATAAACAGAAGTAA